The DNA sequence ATTTGtctaaaaaatgtaaagagtaaaagtaaaaagttgtcagaaaaataaatagtgaagtaaagtaCTGATAAAAAtctacttaagtacagtaagaaattacttgtTTGTACCAAATTTTGTAGTTTGTGCCAAATTTTGAattgtattattggtcgttccaaattaagctcttcataattgggttgatcctcaatctaaaGTTTCactgaagctgacaaggttaaaccaaatagtctccaagatattttatttactggcacagggaAAAAAGGTGATAATTATACATTTGGTCTGCTTATGGCTAATTCTATTAGAATCTGGAAAACAGTTGATAGGAGGACCCTTCAAATTGTGTAACAGTACCTTTATGGCTCTTAAAGCTTGTGGAGTttcttgggcatctcccatctcctctaATCCTATGCAGCATTGGATTGCACCATATTCTGGTCGCCCATCTGTTTCCGTGATATATAATTATTGAtcgcattacaaaacctctttctatcaaatctatttggaatagggaattatctgaccttaatttgtctgtcgactgggagacaGTGTGGTTTAACCTcagcttaacatctaaaaacttggctcatcgtcttattcacttcaaagtcattcatagagcatacataactccttacaaaagattcaaaatcaaactacaaccaaattttaactgccatatatgtaatactgcatcatcaggtacttttcttcatatgttttgggaatgtcctatcgtcattaatctatggacgcatgtaaacctggttttatcctccTTGCTACAAATTGATTGGTTTGCTAGCCCAGGTTTATGTCTTCTTAacgatgattctggtctctgtataagcttaatacaaaagagaatgatgtttgctggttttacggctgcgaagaagacaataatacagaactggtttacaccgcacatgtgtgcaaaaacatattggatccatagcctcctgaaaatagtgatgtgtgaatgtacaacagtgTGAATTAATAAGGCCAAAGCTAGTACTACtgatgcttggcagtgtttTCCCTCTAACATACTCAAGTATACAGTGgagtgaaattttattttttatctctctcctctttgactggactctttaaattattgattatatgactgtgtgtgtgtgtgtgtgttttgttttttttttaattggatgTTATGATGTTATGTTATATGtaaaagacaataaaaagttgatcagaAAATATTGTCGATCCAAACAAGGATGCTGAGAACATGAATAGAAGTAAACCCGGCCTATGATTGCCTTGGAAAACTCAAGCCGGTCCATCAGCAGGTACCAATGCCTGCAAGACCTTCTTCCATCCTCATCAGAACATTACAGTAGACTAACAGATGGGACATCAAAAGTGAGTATTGGGATAAAACAGAACATAAAGGAGAAGAATGGGGATACAAACTTAATTTAGAAAACACTCTGAAACGATTCACTAAAGACAGTCTGGCAGTATTTTCTGATCATATGTTCACCACAGAAGCCATAATGAGCCATAAAATGTTCATACAAACACTGTCTCTGTGAGTTGATTTGCATTTCAACGTGCAACAAAGATGTTTAAAAGACATCTTTTGGATGTACTTTCGGGTGGGTGGGGGGCTTACAAGACATTGTGCCTCTGAATTCTTAATCTGGACCTGCATGTAtgggatttgtttttttttttattattaatatttgtgtattttcattgttcttttgtgttttatccAAGGTTTtataacagtttattttaatgtttcaatGCAAGTTCAGTTTGAATAGAATTTGTTAAATGTTACCTGCAGAAATCCTGATGTCTCTGTCTGACTTGTTTAAACACAGTCACCTGATCATAAACTCCTCCCTCTTACAGCTCTTACCATGAAGAGACTGACGTGTTATTTCTGCTTTCTGTCACACTGACTCTTCTCTACTGACAAAACCAATAAAGAATCAGCCATCAGTGAAGAACCAAGAGAAACACTTTACAGAAGGATCTTTGTGAAGTTTGTTTCTGAATAGATAGCAGATGTTTGTGATTCTGGTGGTGATTCATTCTTTAAACTGTTgttcagaaagtgaaagtaaagtttAGATCGCTGGAGCTCAAAGAGTGGAAATGGCTTCACTATCTGAAGATGATTTTTCTTGTCCTGTATGTCAGGAAATCTTCAAGAATCCTGTTGTTTTATCATGTAGTCACAGTGTCTGTAAAGAGTGTCTTCAACAGTTCTGGAGAACCAAGAAAACTCAGGAGTGTCCCGTCTGCAGGAGAAGATCCTCAAGAGATGAACCTCCAGTTCGTCTTGCATTAAAAAACTTGTGTGAGTCGTTCCTGAAGGAGAGAAATGAGAGGCGTTCATCAGGATCTGAGGAGATCTGCAGTTTACACAGTGAGAAACTCAAACTCTTCTGTCTGGAGGACAAACAGCcggtgtgtgtagtgtgtatgaaTTCACAAAAACATGATAATCATAAATTCAGACCCATCAGTGAAGTGGTTTCATCATATAAGGTGAGAGAAACAGCTTGTTGTTTTAAAGTCCTGTTTAAGTGTTGGTTTGATTGATCAGAGCTGGTTGTGTTTAGTTCAGCTGAACTGCATTATCAATAAAGTTTCACAGATTTGGGGAATTAATAACTACGGGGGCAAATAGATTTTCACACAGGCCCAGCTGGTATTAGATAACTATTTTTGCTTCAATAAATAACATTGTCATTTACAAACTGTGCTTTGTGTTCACTcaggttgtgtttgttttatggcaggttttaatttctgaattaatttattataagatgttcataaaaacagaagaaatCGGGCTGCATAATATGATCTTATCACTGTACCGtcttctcttcttcttttttcactgtaatctggtgttttatgtatttttattttgtttaattctaGGAGGAGCTCAATACAGCACTGAAATCATTACAGGAGAAACTTCAACACAATGAAAGAATGAAAGgagagtttaaaaaaacagttcGACACATCAAGGTGAGGAAACAGAATCCAGAGTCATTTTCATTACAGCTGTAGATCACTATATACAGTTATGAtctgatatatttaatataatggaCTGCAGCTGATTATTTGTGTGAATGATGATCATCAATCTGCTTCTGGATGCGTTATATGTCGGTCTCTGAGTTTCTCTCAGATCTGAATGATGTGATTGTGTTGATGTGTGTTGATGGAGACGATTGAAGTGAATGTGGTATGATTTCAGTCTCAAGCTGAGCACACAGAGCGTCAGATTAAACAGCAGTTTGAGAAGCTTCATCAGTTTCTCAGAGATGAAGAAGAAGCTACAATCACTGCACTGagggaggaagaggagcagaagaagcagatgatgaaggagaagctggaggagatgaacagacacatctcagctctttcacacacaatcaAAGACATGGAGGAGATGATGAAAGCCAGTGACGTCTGCTTTCTGAAGGTCTGATTTcagatgattgattgattgattgattgatgattgattgattgattgagttGTTGATGATCAATggtgtgtttgttctgcaggAGTTTCCAGTCTCAATGGAAAGGTGAGTGATCTGCTGGTGTCTCTGGTCTCTCTGCTTCTGATCCAAAGCCACTGCGGTTCTGATCCTGAATGTTCTTCCAGAGTCCAGATCTCATCACAGCCGGATCCACAGACGCCTTCTGGAGCTTTGATTCATGTGCCACGTTACTTGGGCAACCTGCCCTTCAGAGTCTGGAAGAAGATGCAGGACATCGTCCAGAACAGTGAGTCTGACTGCAgaagatacacacacactggaaaTGATGCAATATTGACAGATTTCAGCATTATGTGTGAAGAACCAGATCATCTACTGCACCAAAATCAGAAATAATCAATCCCAGAATTCAGTGCGCTTGACTTTCATTTTCAGTCTCATGAAAGACACAGAAGTGATTTCAGCAGTTTATTTGATCAGACTGATAAAAACTAtactactttatttttttatattttaaattaggttttatttttatatatttttttatatattttaatttaaacaattttgtatgtctttttgtcatttttattactgtaatcTACTTAGCTTAATTTTTAATATGTGTAattatattaggggtgtcaacgttaacgcgttaacgcatgcgattaataaaaaaaatgtaatgcgttaatatttttttaacgcagattaatcgtttgataaggttttaCCCCAACTTCTTCACATCATCGCAGCGCaaaaggttatctatcattgtgttatgagggtacagcaccagtgttgccagggtaacgacacaagtgggctattttgaaaatacagtcgcgggaaaaattacagagccgtgagttgcggttttttgggctacttttttaatgtactgcgGCCACCctaaagtgtatatagacaaataaaaatcgcaaaaggaagttattacaaacactcgatggtggtttgaagtgagttctgaataaaagtgtactattaatctcataaattttcttatgaagcatgatgctaatattaactgtaatgcagctgcagaacaggtccaattcttttttataatgcattttatcataatacttcatgtaaggtcgcaagtgatgttttgttgtatttatttggaaatacttttgataatagttgggtaaatgtatactgggattgaagcgatgtggcttggtaaacgttttattgccagtttaaaggctgataatggctgaataaaaacaaaagaataataaggattatgtctcatacctggtggaagtgtgaaaggttctgtttccttaaactagtttgtcatgcatttctttttcaacacatttacaggtaaatcctagtattttaaatttgcgattaatcatgattaatcacagtccatgactgtgattaacgcgattaaatttaatcaattgacagcactaaattagatacaattttatttcagttattttaatacttcatgttAATTTAGA is a window from the Onychostoma macrolepis isolate SWU-2019 chromosome 03, ASM1243209v1, whole genome shotgun sequence genome containing:
- the LOC131536507 gene encoding E3 ubiquitin-protein ligase TRIM35-like — its product is MASLSEDDFSCPVCQEIFKNPVVLSCSHSVCKECLQQFWRTKKTQECPVCRRRSSRDEPPVRLALKNLCESFLKERNERRSSGSEEICSLHSEKLKLFCLEDKQPVCVVCMNSQKHDNHKFRPISEVVSSYKEELNTALKSLQEKLQHNERMKGEFKKTVRHIKSQAEHTERQIKQQFEKLHQFLRDEEEATITALREEEEQKKQMMKEKLEEMNRHISALSHTIKDMEEMMKASDVCFLKEFPVSMERVQISSQPDPQTPSGALIHVPRYLGNLPFRVWKKMQDIVQNTPVILDPNTAHPDLVLSDDLTSVRYSDYQPVPDNPERFDRCECVLGSEGFNTGTHCWDVEVKQSSGWRLGVTTASNLRKGQDFFNTGAWFVEYEDEECYLTSGFGVNQKLDRVRVNLDYDRGTVSFSDPVTNTHLHTFTTSFTHTLFPFFYCDYYDSSSLRILAINSQ